Within the Natranaeroarchaeum sulfidigenes genome, the region TCGGCAGTCGGCAAACCGCGAGGTACAGGATCTGGCCTTCGAGCTTGGGATCGAAGCGAACTACTCGGAGCTGGGATCGATCTACGGTTTCGACGGCGAGACCGATGTTTCGCACATGCAAAGCGTCGTCACGCAGATGGCCGACATCCTCTACCCGCAGGTCGCTGACGAGCCAAAGCCGACGGTGATCCCAGTCGGTCCCGACCAGGATCCGCATATGCGTCTCGCGCGCGACCTCGCGGCTCGAACCCGGTTCTTCGGCGTCACCGAGGCGTACGCGAGCTTCGAGGCAACCGAGGATGAACGCGAGCTGATCGCGGAGGCATACGCAGCGCTTGACGGCGAGGCGGCCCGCACGGATGCCGACCGCGATACCGTTCGGTGCGAGGACATCGCCGACTGGCTCCGCGAGCACGAACCAGCGCCCGAGGACGAGCGCCAGTCAGCCATGGAGAAACTCGACGCCGCGGGCAAGGAGCCGGTTCGCCCCCGCGTCAGGCTCCTCGATCGGAACGCCACCGAGGAGGCCTTCGAGGCGCTGATCGACGCAGTCGAGGGTGAAAAACGCGTCTACGAGAATCACGTCGACACGTTCGAGCTCACCCGTGCGGACGCCGACGAGCTCGCCCGGCAGGTCGAACTCGACCACGGCGGTTACGGCTTCCTGCCCCCGTCGTCGATCTACCACCGCTTTATGACCGGTCTCACCGGCGGCAAGATGTCATCCTCGATCCCAGCGAGCCACATCTCGCTGCTGGACGATCCCGAGGAGGGGTACGACAAGGTCAAATCCGCGACCACGGGCGGCCGCGAAACAGCCGAAAAACAGCGCGAACTCGGCGGGAAAGCCGACGAGTGCCCGGTCTACGAGCTGTACGCCTACTTGCTCGCGGACGATGACGACGAGTTCGCAACGGAGGTCTACGAGGAATGTGTCGGGGGCGAACGGCTCTGTGGCGGGTGCAAGGAACAGGCCGCCGAGCTGATGGCCGAGTTCCTCGAAGAGCATCAGGAGAAACGCGACGAGTGGGCCGAGAAACTTGACGAGCTGGATATCGAACTCGACAGCGATCGAGCGCGTCGGTAACCCCACCAGTCGACGAATCCTTTTCGCTAGCCCGCCGTGAAATTTTTCACCCCGCTTGCAGTACCCGTAGCTATGTCTACGCGTCTCGATCCTCTCAGACAGCCCGAGTACATCGGTGAGAACCGGTGTACACCCTGTACCGTGGTCAACGTCTGTATTGCGGCCCTGCTGGCGGTGGCGGTCGGCGTGGCGTTCCCACTGGCTGGCGTCGTCGTCTTCGTCTTCTCGCTGGCGGCGATCTACCTCCGCGGGTATCTCGTTCCCGGAACGCCTACGCTGACGAAACGGTATCTTCCTGACCGGGTGCTTGCGCTGTTCGACAAGGAGCCCGCGTCGACCGACGAGTTCGTCCCGGCAGCCGACGCTGCGACCGGTCACGGAGAGGCCGATAGCGAGAGCCCGTCAGTCGAGGCCGGGCACGGGGCGACGCCGGGTACTCCCGATGCGACGGCGACCGGAGCGGATCCCGAGACGGCGTCGTCGACTGACCCCGCCGATGACGCCGACGCGCCCGAGCCCGATATCGTCCCCGAGCAACTCCTCGGCGACCTCGACGTCGTCGAGCCCTGTGAGTCGGTCGACGACCTCTGTCTCACCGAGGCCTTCGAGCGGTCGTGGCTCGACGCCACCGAGCGCCACCGCGACGACGTGCTCGATCCTGACCTCCTCGCGCCGCTTTTTGACGCCGACGCCGAGCGGATCGAGGTTACCGACAACGAGGAGTCCGTCGTCGTCGAGGCAACCGGTGTCGGCCGCCAGCGCTGGCTCTCGACTGGCGCGTTGCTCGCCGACGCGACGGCGAACGAGCGGCTATTGGCCGAACACGACCGCTGGGCCGCGCTTGCGCCACACCAGCGACTCCCCATTTTGAAGGCGCTCAGATCCTTCCTGCCGACCTGCCCGCTCTGTGAGGGGTCGATCGAGATGGGCGAGGAGACGGTCGAGTCGTGCTGTCGGTCCTGGGAGGTCGTAGCAGTTGCCTGTAACGATTGCGAGCAGCGGTATCTGGAAGTCGACGCGAAAACGATCGAGGGGGCAGTGGAGTAGCAATCTCGGACTGTGCCGCGGGTCGCTCAACCAGGGAACGTGACTCAGGACGATTACGCTCCGTCGTCGAGCCAGTCGGCGTCGTCCGGCTCGGCACGGTGATCGCCGACTGTTGCCCGGTTGACTTCGCCGACTCGATCGGCAACCGTCTCGACGAGTTCGGTCAGCGGTTTGGCGACGGCGCTTTCCGTGTCAGTGACCGCCGGCCGTCCAGTGCCTTCGGCACCGAGATCCGGGTGGACGGGTAGCCGCCCCAGCAGGTCGACACCGTAGTCCTCGACGATCCCGTCCGCGCCATCGCGACCGAACACCTCGTGGGTATCATCACAGTTCGGACACTGGAACGCGCTCATGTTTTCGACGACACCGAGCACCTCGGTATCATGCTGTGCGAACAGCTCTAACCCCTTGCGGGCATCGTCGACGGCCATCTGCTGTGGCGTCGTGACGATCACTGCGCCGGTAACAGGGACGCTCTGAAGCAGGTTTAGCGAGGCGTCGCCAGTCCCCGGCGGCAGATCGACGATCAGATAATCCAGACGCCCCCACTCCACGTCCTCGACAAACTGCATGAGGACGTTGTTCACCATCGGGCCACGGAGCACTGCTGGGTCGTCCTCGTTTTCCGTGAGAAAGCGCATACTGATGACGCTGATCCCGTCCGAACTCGGCGGAATGAGACGCTGGTCGTCCGTCAGTGACGGCTCGTCCTCGACGTTGAGGATCCGCGGCACGTTGGGACCGTGAATATCCGCGTCCAGGATTCCGACACGGGCGCCGAGGTCATTCAACCCTGCAGCGAGATTCGTCGCGACGGTGGTCTTTCCGACCCCGCCTTTGCCACTTGCGACCGCAATCACGTTCTTGATGTCCGGATACACTTCAGTATCGAAGCCGACCGACTCGTCGACGTCGGCCTGGAGCTGGGGTTCCAGACCCAGTTCCGCGATTGCATCGCGGATCCGCTCGCCAAGCTCCATTTCGCCCGGCGCGTACGGCGTGTTCAGCGCCAGCGAGACGTACGCCGTTCCGTCGTCGACTGTCACTTCGTTTATCAGCCCCAGGGACACGATATCGTCGTCTAGCTGTGGGTCGGTTACTGTGCCGAGCCGGTCGAGAAGTTCACGTTCTGATGTCATGGATGGTCAGTGCGATCCGCGTCTTTCGTTCCTAGTTAGGTCAGTAGCGGTATATGATACCAGTCGGTTTTCATCTGCTGGGAACAATCGACAGGGAAGCTATGTAGCGGACTCGCAAAGCTTTTTATTTCACCGTTGTAGTATATGCGGGTATGGCATCCGAACCCATGTGCCGTGCCAGCGTCGCCACGCAGCCATCGATCGACAGCACTGGGTTCGGCTTTTTTTCCACGGCGTGATCGATCGGTGGATTCGCGTCGACGGCTTCGCGCCCGACGCGCCGACGAAACCGACCGATAAATCGCAACCGGTAACTGACGACCACGCAGTCTAAGACATATGAACCCATGAAACTCCCAGCATCACAGGTTGCGGTCATAGAGGCCGCGAGCGCGGACGAGGCACAGACGATCGATCAACTAGCGTCAGCCACCGGCGAGAAGCCCGAAACCGTCACCGGGGCGGCGTTCGACCTCGAAGCCGACGGACTCGTCTCGATCGAGGAAGAAGTCAAGGAGAGCGTCGAGCTCACCGAGGAGGGCCAGGCGTATCTCGACGACGGTCTGCCGGAGGTCCGGCTGTACGAGGCGGCGCTCGAACTCGGCGCCGCCGACGAGCCGGTCTCGATGGGACAGGCCATCGGCGCATCCGGTCTCGACGGGGCGGCCGTCGACATCGCGCTCTCGAACTACGCCCGGAAGGGGTACGGCGTCATCGACAGCGGCGAGATCACGGCTGATCCTGCTGCGGACCCTGCCGCGGACGCCGAAGCCGCTGCACTCGCCGCCATCGAGACCCAGCAGACGGACGCGATCGACGCCGAGACGCTCGACCAGCTCGATCACCGGGGCCTGGTCGACCGCTCCGAACGAACCGTTCGCTCCGTCCGACTCACTGACGATGGCGTCACCGCGCTGATGGAGGGCGTCGAAGCGGCCGAAACCGTTGACCGACTCACGCCCGAGCTGCTCACCAGTGGCGAGTGGGCCGAGGTCGAGTTTACCGAGTACAACGTCGAGGCCGACGCCCCCGAGTACGGCGGCGGAAAAGAGCATATCCTCCGGCAGACGGCGAATCGCGTCAAGGATGTCCTCGTCGGGATGGGCTTTCAGGAGATGGGGGGCCCACACGTCGACGCGGACTTCTGGATCAACGACTGTCTGTTCATGCCCCAGGACCATCCCGCACGGACCCACTGGGACCGCTTTGCCATGGACAACCCACGGGAGATCGACGAGCTCCCCGCCGACCTCGTCGAGCGCGTCGAGCGTGCCCACCGCGAGGGCGTCGGCGAGCACGGCGACGGCTACCACTCCCCGTGGGACGAGGACTTCGCGCGTGCGCTCGCGCTACGTGGACACACAACCAGTCTCTCAACTCGCTATCTCTCCGGCGAGCAGGTCGGCGAGCTCGAACCGCCACAGCGATTTTTCAGCGTCGAGAAGGTCTACCGGAACGACACGCTCGATCCGACCCACCTCCTGGAGTTCTTCCAGATCGAGGGCTGGGTGATGGCCGAGGACCTCTCCGTGCGTGACCTGATGGGTACCTTCGAGGAGTTTTACGCCCAGTTCGGCATCACTGATATCGAGTTCAAACCGCACTACAACCCCTACACGGAGCCGAGCTTCGAACTGTTCGGGACTCATCCCGAGACGGGCGAACTGATCGAGATCGGGAACAGCGGCATCTTCCGCGAGGAGATGCTCGAACCGCTGGGCGTCGAGTGTGACGTGATGGCGTGGGGCCTCGCACTCGAACGCCTGCTCATGCTGATCTACGGCTTCGAGGACATCCGCGACGTCCACGGCACGCTGTGTGATCTCGAACTGCTGCGGGAGACGGAGGTGATGTACTGATGCCAACAGTCGATGTCGACCCCGACGAACTGCGCGACCTGACCGACCACGAGGAGAAATCCGACGAACAGCTCAAAGACGACCTGTTCTCGCTGGGTCTCGAATACGAGGGATCGACCGAGGACGGCGAGTTCGAACTGGAGTTCGCTCCCGACCGGCTGGATCGGCTTTCAGTCGAGGGGATCGCCCGGTCGCTGCGCTATCAGTACGGCGACGACCGCGGCGTCCACGTCCCGAACACGAACGACGCGGACTGGGTGATCGAGGTTGAGGACGCCCCCGAGGAGCGTCCGTACGTGACCGGTGCCGTAATCCGAGGCGTCAACCTGAGCGAAGACGCGCTGGACTCGCTGATCCAGCTACAGGAGAAGCTCCACGCGACCATGGGTCGAAAGCGTGCAAAAGGTGCGATCGGTATCCACGATCTCACGATGCTGAAGGGCACGTCGCTCGACCCCACTGCGGGCGAGGAGCGAACGACCAACAGCATTCGTTACACGAGCGTCGCTCCCGACGGTGACCGGTTCGTCCCACTCGATTCCGATCGGGAGCTTATCCCCGGACAGGTTCTCGAAGAGCATCCGACCGGCGAGACGTACGCGGATCTCGTCAGCGAGTACGACCGGTATCCCGCGATCTACGACGATATCGGCCTGTTCTCGTTCCCGCCGGTGATCAACGGCCGCCGGACCGAGGTGTCGACGGATTCCCGTGATCTGTTCGTCGAGTTGACTGGCACTGATCAGTGGACGATCGACCGGATGTGTGCGATCATCTGTTACGCACTCGACGCCCGTGGTGCGACTATCGAGGATGTCGTCGTGGAGTACTCCGACCGCGAACTCCACAGGCCGGACTTCGAGGTGTCCGAGAAAGTAGTCTCGCACGCCCGGATCGAGACGCTGCTTGGCGTCGACTTCGATCCCGAGGAGGTAATCGACCTCTTCGAGCGGTCCGGTCTCGACGCCGAGGTCGTGGAAGACGACGACGGGGACCTCGTCTACGAAGTGACGATCCCGCCGTACCGTGTCGACGTGCTTCACCCGCTGGATCTCGTCGACGACATCGGGCGGGCGTACGGGTTTAACGATCTCGAACCGCGCTACCCGGACGTGAGCACGGTCGGCGGTCGACACGAGCGCTCCCGGCTCGAAGACGCCGTCCGGACCCAGCTCGTCGGCCTCGGCTTCGAGGACATGCTCAACTTCTACATGATCAACGAGGCCGAGAACTTCGATCGGATGGGGATCTCCCCGGAGGACGACGCCCTCGGTGCGGCGACGCCGACCACGATCAAGAACCCCTACAGCGAGGACTACACGATGCTCCGGACGTGGGTTCTGCCCTCCCTGCTGATGGTGCTCGAAGGGAACACCCACCGGAGCTACCCGCAGGATCTCGCCGAGATCGGTCTCGCCGCGCAGGTCGATGAGTCGGAGAACACGAACGTCGCGGAACACCGGGCTGTTGCTGGTGTTCTTGCCCGACACGACGCGACCTACGAGGACGCGAAGGGACGGCTCCAGACGCTGGCCCGGAACTTCGACGTCGAACTGGAGACGCCGCCGACGACGCATCCAAGCTTCATCGACGGACGGACTGCGGACATCGTGATCGATGGGACGGCTGTGGGTGTCGTCGGTGAGATACATCCCGAGGTGCTGGTCGAACACGAACTCGAACTGCCCGTCTCGGCGTTCGAGCTACGGCTCGACGCGCTGCAGTAGCGAACAGGCACCACCCTTTCTTCCGTAGCGAGTCGTGGCGCGCTCTACGTCCCACGCTACGGCGTCGGTCAGTACACACACGGCTCTGGTCCCGGATTCGTACAAAAACGTGTGTCCCTAGCTCACAGATCCGCGCCGACAGCCTCATCGATCGAGTCGAACCCGTCCCGGTCTAGCAGCTCTAGCAGGCCCTCGTTTATATCGCGTGCCAGACTGGGCCCCTCGAAAACAAGTCCGGTATACAGCTGGACGATGCTCGCGCCAGCCCGGATCTTCTCATAGGCACCTTCGGCGTCAGAGATGCCACCGACACCGATTACTGGGACATCGGTTCGCTCGGCGACGAAGCGTACTGTCTCTGTCCCCCGATCTTCGATTGGTTTCCCCGAGAGCCCACCCTCTTCGGCGGCGTTTGGGTTCCGTAGCGAGTCGTCACGCTCGGTTGTCGTATTGATCGCGATAACGCCGTCAAGGTCGAGATCGTCAACGACGGTGAGTGCCTCCTCGATCGACGCTTCCGGAAGGTCCGGTGAGAGCTTTACCAGCAGTGGATCCGCACCCAGTTCCTTGAGTCGGCCGAGGATCCGCTCCAGGTGCTCGCGGTTCTGTAACTCTCTGAGTCCTGGCGTGTTCGGGCTGGAAACGTTTACGACAAAGTAGTCGCCGTGCTCGGCTACGCGCTCGTACGTGTAGGCGTAATCGTCCGCGGCCTCCTCCAGTGGCGTCGACTTTGACTTCCCGATGTTCACACCGATAGGAACGTCCGGGAGATCAAGGCGTTGCATCCGTGCACCAACCTCATCTGCCCCGTCGTTGTTGAACCCCATTCGGTTGATCAGTGCCCTATCTTCGGGTAGCCGGAACATCCGCGGACGTGGATTTCCGGGCTGTTTTTCGGCAGTAACGCCGCCGATTTCGACGTGGCCGAATCCGAGTGCACTGAGCATCGACGGTGCCTCCGCGTTCTTGTCGAACCCCGCAGCGACGCCGACCGGTGTGGGAAATTCGAGATCCCACAGGTCGACGCCAAGTCGAGCGTCGTCGACCGCGTATCGGCGTTCTGTCCACTGCTCGATCGACGTACCCTGTGCGATCGTTAGCCCCGTGTGAACGATATTGTGGGCTGTCTCTGCTGGGAGTCTAAAAAAGAGCGGCTTCGTAATACTGTATATGCCCATCGTATGTTGTCGTCGAGCGTTCGATCATAAATCTCCCGAAGGGTCTATACTATCGGTACGGCGATTCAGAAGTCGTGTTCTACTTCGTCTTGGTCGGCTTTTTGAATGATGATCTTGTCCTCCCGTACGCGAACAAACACTTCGTCGCCGATATCCATGCCGGCGACCGCCAGTTCGTCTTCGTGCAGGTTGATATGGACGTTGTGGTACTCGCCATCTTCACCTTTCGCACCGCTGGGACTGAGCTTCTTTTTCCGTACCATCAGGGAATTCTATGACGAGATTCGATACACGATATACTTAAGTGTTTTCTACGACCGCAGGAACGCATCCGTGCGCACGTATCCTTTGTGCCCTACATATTGGTCCAATCTTGCCTGCGTCGCCCGTTTTCACGACAGAATACGTGATTGAAAAGGTTAGTATTATATATGATGATATGAACGGTCTTTCCGTCGGGGATATATTTATATTGAACCATGCGTTCGATTCGCATGGAGGCGACAAATCATGGTACGAGAAGACGGTAAACGAAACTTTGCACTGCGCGAGGAAGAAGGCGAAGAGCCGAGCGTGTTTTCCGGAAACACTCCCCGACAGGCTGCCCTGAAGGCAGCGCGACGGCTCGATCCGGCCCCTTCTGAGGAGGATGCGGATACGACCGAGCTCCGGCTCAGAGAGAAGGGGACCGACAAGGTCCATATCTATGAGGGCTGGGCGTGGAACGAGGAGGCCCCCGATGACAAACCAGACTGGATGCCCGAAGAGATCACTGAGGCGAACGTCTCGAAAGAAGGAATTGATCACATCGACGAGTAGCCCCTCGGTGACAGCGTTTTGGCCCGGCTCTCAGTGAAGTAATACGGTTCGTAACGACTTTTTGTTCCTGTCTCGATTGATATTCTGCGCGGCCATCTCTCGGCCCGACCACACGCACGATGCGCGGAATGAGCGGCCGACCTCCAGCCGCGTAATATTCTTTCCAGCCTAGGGTCGCCTATGGCGCTGTTTCCACGTTGTGTCGTTGTTGTAGCTCCGAGTGAGTCACTACGTTCCCATGGTACTCCTTTCCGATGACGGATTCGTTCGACGGTCTTAAGTTTACCACCGACTTCCGACAGAATGCAACGACGTGGCGCAGTCGAACTCCACTGAAACTCTCGGTGGCCCTCTGACCATACCTCGGTTTGGAGGCAGGTGCGTTCCACGACACACCCAAAATAGGAAACCGACGCCGTTAAGTGTGGATGTGGGCTACAGACTAACCGCGCACAACGTGCCCGTCGACTTGTTCGACGGTGTCGCGATCCGACGCCCTTAAGTGGTTAAGGGCACTCGGATTGAATGCGAACGACACAACGCGACCGATGGCCCGTTCAACTCGGGCCTCAGTCGCTTGGACCAGACCAAGACGCTTCGAAGGCCTTAAGGGCTTTCTCGGAGTACGATTTGGTCCGGAAGAGATGAGGATTCCACCCCTGCGGTCCGCCGTACACGATGGAATCTGATGTTAGCTCTGGTAGTTCGGCGACATCCGGGCGCTCGTGCCTGGTCGTCGCCGGATTACGGACTCATGCAATGTTACAAACGCGATCTCGTTCCCATTTCGGGAACGAATGGTGACGCTATCCCTCTGGGATGGCATCCCGCCTAACCGCCTCCCACCAGGGAGGCACATTCCGGTTGATCCTGCCGGAGGCCATTGCTATGGGGATCCGATTTAGCCATGCTAGTCGCACGAGTTCAGACTCGTGGCGGAAAGCTCAGTAACACGTGGCCAAACTACCCTCTGGACGAGCATACTCTCGGGAAACTGAGGCTAATACTCGATACCGTTCCGCTGCTGGAACTGCACGGAACCGCAAACGCTCCGGCGCCAGAGGCTGTGGCTGCGGCCGATTAGGTAGACGGTGGGGTAACGGCCCACCGTGCCAGTAATCGGTACGGGTTGTGAGAGCAAGAGCCCGGAGACGGTATCTGAGACAAGATACCGGGCCCTACGGGGCGCAGCAGGCGCGAAACCTTTACACTGCACGACAGTGCGATAAGGGGATCCCCAGTGCGAGGGCATATAGTCCTCGCTTTTCACCACCGTAGGGAGGTGGTGGAACAAGAGCTGGGCAAGACCGGTGCCAGCCGCCGCGGTAATACCGGCAGCTCAAGTGATGGCCGCGATTATTGGGCCTAAAGCGTCCGTAGCCCGCCAGGTAAGTTTATCGGGAAATCTACGTGCTCAACGCGTAGGCGGCCGGTGAAACCTGCCTGGCTTGGGACTGGACGGCTCGAGGGGTACGACCGGGGTAGGAGTGAAATCCTATAATCCTGGTCGGACCACCGGTGGCGAAAGCGCCTCGAGAGGACAGATCCGACGGTGAGGGACGAAAGCCAAGGTCACGAACCGGATTAGATACCCGGGTAGTCTTGGCCGTAAACGATGCCCGTTAGGTGTGGCACAGGCTACGAGCCTGTGCTGTGCCGCAGTGAAGACGATAAACGGGCCGCCTGGGAAGTACGTCCGCAAGGATGAAACTTAAAGGAATTGGCGGGGGAGCACTACAACCGGAGGAGCCTGCGGTTTAATTGGACTCAACGCCGGACATCTCACCAGCATCGACAACAGGAGTGACGATCAGTGTGATGAGCTTATCAGACCTGTTGAGAGGAGGTGCATGGCCGCCGTCAGCTCGTACCGTGAGGCGTCCTGTTAAGTCAGGCAACGAGCGAGACCCGCATCCTTAATTGCCAGCACTGGCTCGCGCCAGGTGGGTACATTAGGGAGACTGCCGTGGCTAACACGGAGGAAGGAACGGGCAACGGTAGGTCAGTATGCCCCGAATGTGCTGGGCGACACGCGGGCTACAATGGTCGAGACAGTGGGATGCAACCCCGAAAGGGGACGCTAATCTCCGAAACTCGATCGTAGTTCGGATTGAGGGCTGAAACTCGCCCTCATGAAGCTGGATTCGGTAGTAATCGCCGCTCAGAAGGCGGCGGTGAATACGTCCCTGCTCCTTGCACACACCGCCCGTCAAAGCACCCGAGTGGGGTCCGGATGAGGCCGCTTTCGGCGGTCGAATCTGGGCTCCGCAA harbors:
- a CDS encoding tryptophan--tRNA ligase — encoded protein: MTRNTDSRDASASPSERDASDGENWRSSAHLRTDGAGADSAAGADEVALDPWGSSSVADYRKLFEEFGIAEFEELLDSVPNPHYLMRRGVIFGHRDYEPVAAAMRENEPFAVLSGFMPTGDPHIGHKLVFDEIIWHQQQGGDAYGLIADLEAHSARGLTWDEIDQHAESYILSLLALGFDPEEGTLYRQSANREVQDLAFELGIEANYSELGSIYGFDGETDVSHMQSVVTQMADILYPQVADEPKPTVIPVGPDQDPHMRLARDLAARTRFFGVTEAYASFEATEDERELIAEAYAALDGEAARTDADRDTVRCEDIADWLREHEPAPEDERQSAMEKLDAAGKEPVRPRVRLLDRNATEEAFEALIDAVEGEKRVYENHVDTFELTRADADELARQVELDHGGYGFLPPSSIYHRFMTGLTGGKMSSSIPASHISLLDDPEEGYDKVKSATTGGRETAEKQRELGGKADECPVYELYAYLLADDDDEFATEVYEECVGGERLCGGCKEQAAELMAEFLEEHQEKRDEWAEKLDELDIELDSDRARR
- a CDS encoding Mrp/NBP35 family ATP-binding protein; protein product: MTSERELLDRLGTVTDPQLDDDIVSLGLINEVTVDDGTAYVSLALNTPYAPGEMELGERIRDAIAELGLEPQLQADVDESVGFDTEVYPDIKNVIAVASGKGGVGKTTVATNLAAGLNDLGARVGILDADIHGPNVPRILNVEDEPSLTDDQRLIPPSSDGISVISMRFLTENEDDPAVLRGPMVNNVLMQFVEDVEWGRLDYLIVDLPPGTGDASLNLLQSVPVTGAVIVTTPQQMAVDDARKGLELFAQHDTEVLGVVENMSAFQCPNCDDTHEVFGRDGADGIVEDYGVDLLGRLPVHPDLGAEGTGRPAVTDTESAVAKPLTELVETVADRVGEVNRATVGDHRAEPDDADWLDDGA
- the pheS gene encoding phenylalanine--tRNA ligase subunit alpha, giving the protein MKLPASQVAVIEAASADEAQTIDQLASATGEKPETVTGAAFDLEADGLVSIEEEVKESVELTEEGQAYLDDGLPEVRLYEAALELGAADEPVSMGQAIGASGLDGAAVDIALSNYARKGYGVIDSGEITADPAADPAADAEAAALAAIETQQTDAIDAETLDQLDHRGLVDRSERTVRSVRLTDDGVTALMEGVEAAETVDRLTPELLTSGEWAEVEFTEYNVEADAPEYGGGKEHILRQTANRVKDVLVGMGFQEMGGPHVDADFWINDCLFMPQDHPARTHWDRFAMDNPREIDELPADLVERVERAHREGVGEHGDGYHSPWDEDFARALALRGHTTSLSTRYLSGEQVGELEPPQRFFSVEKVYRNDTLDPTHLLEFFQIEGWVMAEDLSVRDLMGTFEEFYAQFGITDIEFKPHYNPYTEPSFELFGTHPETGELIEIGNSGIFREEMLEPLGVECDVMAWGLALERLLMLIYGFEDIRDVHGTLCDLELLRETEVMY
- the pheT gene encoding phenylalanine--tRNA ligase subunit beta; the protein is MPTVDVDPDELRDLTDHEEKSDEQLKDDLFSLGLEYEGSTEDGEFELEFAPDRLDRLSVEGIARSLRYQYGDDRGVHVPNTNDADWVIEVEDAPEERPYVTGAVIRGVNLSEDALDSLIQLQEKLHATMGRKRAKGAIGIHDLTMLKGTSLDPTAGEERTTNSIRYTSVAPDGDRFVPLDSDRELIPGQVLEEHPTGETYADLVSEYDRYPAIYDDIGLFSFPPVINGRRTEVSTDSRDLFVELTGTDQWTIDRMCAIICYALDARGATIEDVVVEYSDRELHRPDFEVSEKVVSHARIETLLGVDFDPEEVIDLFERSGLDAEVVEDDDGDLVYEVTIPPYRVDVLHPLDLVDDIGRAYGFNDLEPRYPDVSTVGGRHERSRLEDAVRTQLVGLGFEDMLNFYMINEAENFDRMGISPEDDALGAATPTTIKNPYSEDYTMLRTWVLPSLLMVLEGNTHRSYPQDLAEIGLAAQVDESENTNVAEHRAVAGVLARHDATYEDAKGRLQTLARNFDVELETPPTTHPSFIDGRTADIVIDGTAVGVVGEIHPEVLVEHELELPVSAFELRLDALQ
- a CDS encoding quinone-dependent dihydroorotate dehydrogenase, with protein sequence MGIYSITKPLFFRLPAETAHNIVHTGLTIAQGTSIEQWTERRYAVDDARLGVDLWDLEFPTPVGVAAGFDKNAEAPSMLSALGFGHVEIGGVTAEKQPGNPRPRMFRLPEDRALINRMGFNNDGADEVGARMQRLDLPDVPIGVNIGKSKSTPLEEAADDYAYTYERVAEHGDYFVVNVSSPNTPGLRELQNREHLERILGRLKELGADPLLVKLSPDLPEASIEEALTVVDDLDLDGVIAINTTTERDDSLRNPNAAEEGGLSGKPIEDRGTETVRFVAERTDVPVIGVGGISDAEGAYEKIRAGASIVQLYTGLVFEGPSLARDINEGLLELLDRDGFDSIDEAVGADL
- a CDS encoding non-histone chromosomal MC1 family protein; protein product: MVREDGKRNFALREEEGEEPSVFSGNTPRQAALKAARRLDPAPSEEDADTTELRLREKGTDKVHIYEGWAWNEEAPDDKPDWMPEEITEANVSKEGIDHIDE